The following coding sequences lie in one Myxococcus virescens genomic window:
- the murA gene encoding UDP-N-acetylglucosamine 1-carboxyvinyltransferase, which translates to MDKIVIKGGQALHGEVLASGAKNAALPILASALLADGTSTYRNVPDLADVATMLKVLRTMGCDAERDKETTDVCRVGVNGHITPEAPYDLVKTMRASVLVLGPLVARFGRARVSMPGGCAIGARPIDQHLKGLKALGADIHLTEGYVEATAKQLKGGTVNFDVITVTGTENVMMAAVLAKGRTLMENCAREPEVEELAKVLNKMGARIEGAGTSSIIIEGVDGLKPVEHAILPDRIEAGTLLVAAAISGGDVLVKRVVPEHMDALVEKLREAGCTITTEGSGLRCKAPQRLDAVNITTTEHPGFPTDMQAQLMALMSVSQGTSVISENIFENRFMHVPELHRLGADITIQGPTAVVKGVKGLSGAPVMATDLRASASLILAGLRAEGRTDVSRVYHLDRGYERLERKLSALGADIRREKA; encoded by the coding sequence ATGGACAAGATCGTCATCAAGGGCGGCCAGGCGCTGCACGGCGAAGTGCTGGCCTCGGGCGCGAAGAACGCGGCGCTGCCCATCCTCGCCTCGGCGCTGCTGGCCGACGGCACCTCCACCTACCGCAACGTGCCGGACCTGGCGGATGTCGCCACCATGCTCAAGGTGCTGCGCACCATGGGCTGCGACGCGGAGCGCGACAAGGAGACGACGGACGTCTGCCGGGTGGGCGTCAACGGCCACATCACCCCGGAGGCGCCGTACGATTTGGTGAAGACGATGCGCGCCAGCGTGCTGGTGCTGGGACCGCTGGTCGCCCGCTTCGGCCGGGCGCGGGTGTCCATGCCGGGCGGGTGCGCCATTGGCGCGCGGCCCATCGACCAGCACCTCAAGGGGCTGAAGGCGCTGGGCGCGGACATCCACCTCACGGAAGGCTACGTGGAGGCCACGGCGAAGCAGCTCAAGGGCGGCACCGTCAACTTCGACGTCATCACCGTCACCGGCACGGAGAACGTGATGATGGCGGCGGTGCTGGCCAAGGGCCGCACCCTCATGGAGAACTGCGCCCGCGAGCCCGAGGTCGAAGAGCTGGCCAAGGTGCTCAACAAGATGGGGGCGCGCATCGAAGGCGCGGGCACGTCCAGCATCATCATCGAGGGCGTGGACGGACTGAAGCCGGTGGAGCACGCCATCCTCCCCGACCGCATCGAGGCCGGCACCCTGCTGGTGGCGGCGGCCATCTCCGGCGGCGACGTGCTGGTGAAGCGCGTGGTGCCCGAGCACATGGACGCGCTGGTGGAGAAGCTGCGCGAGGCCGGGTGCACGATTACCACCGAGGGCAGCGGCCTGCGCTGCAAGGCGCCCCAGCGGCTGGACGCGGTGAACATCACCACCACGGAGCATCCGGGGTTCCCCACGGACATGCAGGCCCAGTTGATGGCCCTCATGTCTGTCAGTCAGGGGACGTCCGTCATCAGCGAGAACATCTTCGAGAACCGCTTCATGCACGTGCCGGAGCTGCACCGGCTGGGCGCGGACATCACCATCCAGGGGCCCACCGCGGTGGTGAAGGGCGTGAAGGGCCTGAGCGGCGCGCCCGTCATGGCAACGGACCTGAGGGCGAGTGCGTCACTCATCCTGGCCGGGCTGCGAGCGGAGGGCCGCACCGACGTCAGCCGCGTCTATCACCTGGACCGGGGCTATGAGCGCCTGGAGCGCAAGTTGAGCGCCCTGGGTGCGGACATCCGCCGCGAGAAGGCGTAG
- a CDS encoding zf-TFIIB domain-containing protein, whose translation MDCPSCNVEMSDLEGDDQTLRKCGDCGGLWIDVADLNRVLLHNNLPGLESQGGKVDAEALTGQCPECQVDLVRVDGGDRQHPLHYDTCESCGGIFLESEFQDATDVKVAVEEIIAFFRHFGAKRKMAAL comes from the coding sequence ATGGATTGCCCCAGCTGCAACGTCGAGATGTCCGATCTCGAGGGGGATGATCAGACGTTGCGAAAGTGTGGAGATTGCGGCGGCCTTTGGATTGACGTCGCGGACCTCAACCGGGTCCTGCTCCACAACAACCTCCCCGGGCTGGAGAGCCAGGGCGGCAAGGTGGATGCGGAGGCACTGACCGGTCAGTGCCCCGAGTGCCAGGTCGACCTCGTCCGCGTGGACGGTGGCGACCGCCAGCATCCACTGCATTACGACACCTGCGAGTCCTGCGGCGGCATCTTCCTGGAATCCGAGTTCCAGGACGCCACCGACGTGAAGGTCGCGGTCGAGGAAATCATCGCGTTCTTCCGCCACTTCGGCGCGAAGCGGAAGATGGCCGCTCTGTAG
- a CDS encoding discoidin domain-containing protein, with translation MRRLLLASLLSATAASAAPNVPPGYVQASDWLDRTSQPERYGPLNVLDGRDSTAWCVSGDAPASFTFGFKDIVTVDEVRVYTGDGSDRAAFKARARARKLTLTGIKEARSVSVEDKRGLQVVPLKPGLRGARFTLEVSERFPGAKDDAPVCVTDIVFYSGGKALNGTWLAPKLRYNGRLAPLLGTWFGGLKGAPHRFLSFYLDGTYSLTEEPLEGEVSTTVSGAYTLSGEKLSLDVPPHGRVTVRFPRGDSEGTRSPDASLAFDGPVAEAWGEEFRSQR, from the coding sequence ATGCGACGCCTGCTCCTCGCCTCCCTCCTGTCCGCCACGGCGGCCTCCGCCGCACCCAATGTCCCGCCAGGCTACGTCCAGGCCTCCGACTGGCTCGACCGCACCAGTCAGCCGGAGCGCTACGGGCCCCTCAACGTGCTCGACGGCCGCGACTCCACCGCGTGGTGTGTCAGCGGAGACGCGCCCGCGTCCTTCACCTTCGGTTTCAAGGACATCGTCACCGTGGACGAGGTCCGCGTGTACACGGGCGATGGTTCGGACCGGGCCGCGTTCAAGGCCCGCGCCCGGGCGCGGAAGCTCACCCTGACTGGCATCAAGGAAGCACGCAGCGTCAGCGTGGAGGACAAGCGCGGGCTCCAGGTGGTGCCTCTCAAGCCCGGACTTCGGGGCGCCCGCTTCACGTTGGAGGTGTCGGAGCGCTTCCCGGGTGCCAAGGACGACGCGCCCGTGTGCGTCACCGACATCGTCTTCTACTCCGGCGGGAAGGCCCTCAATGGCACCTGGCTGGCGCCCAAGCTGCGCTACAACGGCCGGCTGGCGCCGCTGCTCGGCACCTGGTTCGGTGGCCTGAAGGGCGCACCGCACCGCTTCCTGTCCTTCTACCTGGACGGAACCTACAGCCTCACCGAGGAGCCCCTGGAGGGCGAGGTGTCCACGACAGTCAGCGGCGCCTACACGCTGTCCGGAGAGAAGCTGTCCCTGGACGTTCCCCCGCACGGGCGGGTGACGGTGCGCTTCCCGCGAGGGGATTCCGAGGGGACACGCTCGCCAGATGCGTCACTGGCGTTCGACGGGCCCGTCGCCGAGGCCTGGGGCGAGGAGTTCCGCAGCCAGCGGTGA
- a CDS encoding ABC transporter substrate-binding protein — MRRWGWACVLGLMLAGCKEDKAPEAPDAGPVETGPAALTEKEPNDRPDQALDITRNSTVSAELTAQPNKADEDWYRLAPGAPRIADVTVSGLPGGDITLEVYDRDRNRLVGINSEGEGKPERFPNLYVENERFIRVVPTRKGVGGAYTLEVRMRAPEDGEEREPNDRAVDAVSLTLGQTVTAFLGHAGDEDWYRIELPDPTQPSAPEGAGPGGSAEAPATAPFGDSPSQGTPSPGDGTAPQGMGGTLPGAGSTGAPLGQDDAMGGGLAGQQGSAGAGAQHGQGNPGARQDLTGDGFETEEGAALRGTEADGTPGLTAQEGMRGASPDQGGVDGFARDQAPPSPTVEGTFAGSEPPPVGGQAVGEAIARALDAGTAVPPEPPSVALKIELTGVDGVRPELSVLSAAEAPLFTLRGKEGETLSLRNIGVRATDRVVYVVVKTSWVGTGKEARRPFNATMPYTLTVSQEEAGASAELEPNDELHKATPVTAGGYRQGFLAPKGDVDHFVLKTSEPVLAKVELTGVERLDLVLSMVEPPEGESGKETVLLRANDGAIKEPERLNNVACNGACYFRVEGASRKVDGKWVKDFENAEQPYRISVTTVPDNGGEEREPNNTADRAQDLMLGQPVRGTVYPVKDTDFFRLDLSDRPVRTPIRATLLGILKVDVGLYLHRVQPDGKLSLVQTADRAKGDQPESIRYSAEPGVYLFEVRDARNRESNFQDSYQLTVEESE, encoded by the coding sequence ATGAGACGCTGGGGGTGGGCCTGTGTGCTGGGGCTGATGCTGGCCGGCTGCAAGGAAGACAAGGCGCCGGAAGCTCCGGACGCGGGCCCGGTGGAGACGGGACCGGCCGCTCTCACGGAGAAGGAGCCCAACGACCGGCCCGACCAGGCCCTGGACATCACCCGCAACAGCACGGTGAGCGCGGAGCTCACCGCGCAGCCGAACAAGGCGGACGAGGACTGGTACCGGCTGGCGCCCGGCGCGCCGCGCATCGCGGACGTCACCGTGTCCGGCCTGCCCGGCGGGGACATCACCCTGGAGGTGTATGACCGCGACCGCAACCGCCTGGTGGGCATCAACAGCGAGGGTGAGGGCAAGCCGGAGCGGTTCCCCAACCTCTACGTGGAGAACGAGCGCTTCATCCGCGTGGTGCCCACCCGCAAGGGTGTGGGCGGCGCGTACACGCTCGAGGTCCGCATGCGCGCGCCCGAGGACGGCGAGGAGCGCGAGCCCAACGACCGCGCCGTGGACGCGGTGAGCCTGACCTTGGGCCAGACGGTGACGGCCTTCCTGGGCCATGCCGGCGACGAGGACTGGTACCGCATTGAGCTGCCTGACCCGACGCAGCCCTCGGCTCCGGAAGGCGCCGGCCCGGGTGGCTCGGCGGAGGCCCCCGCGACCGCGCCTTTCGGCGATTCGCCGTCGCAGGGCACGCCGTCCCCGGGAGATGGCACCGCGCCGCAGGGGATGGGCGGCACGCTGCCCGGAGCTGGAAGCACAGGCGCCCCCCTGGGGCAGGATGACGCGATGGGCGGCGGTCTCGCCGGTCAACAGGGCTCGGCCGGCGCTGGCGCTCAGCACGGACAGGGCAACCCTGGCGCGAGGCAGGACCTGACCGGCGACGGTTTCGAGACCGAGGAAGGCGCGGCCCTCCGGGGCACCGAAGCAGATGGAACGCCCGGCCTCACGGCCCAGGAGGGCATGCGGGGCGCGTCGCCCGACCAGGGCGGAGTGGATGGCTTCGCGCGTGACCAGGCGCCGCCCTCCCCCACCGTGGAGGGCACCTTCGCGGGCAGCGAGCCGCCGCCCGTGGGCGGCCAGGCGGTGGGCGAGGCCATTGCCCGCGCGCTGGATGCAGGCACGGCGGTGCCTCCCGAACCGCCCTCGGTGGCGCTGAAAATCGAGCTGACCGGCGTGGACGGCGTGCGACCGGAGCTGTCCGTGCTGTCCGCGGCGGAGGCGCCGCTCTTCACCCTGCGCGGCAAGGAGGGCGAGACGCTGTCGCTGCGAAACATCGGCGTGCGCGCCACGGACCGGGTCGTCTACGTGGTGGTGAAGACGAGCTGGGTGGGCACCGGCAAGGAGGCCCGCAGGCCGTTCAACGCCACCATGCCGTACACGCTCACCGTGTCGCAGGAGGAGGCCGGCGCCAGCGCGGAGCTGGAGCCGAACGACGAGCTCCACAAGGCCACCCCGGTGACGGCCGGCGGCTACCGCCAGGGCTTCCTGGCGCCCAAGGGCGACGTGGACCACTTCGTCCTGAAGACGTCCGAGCCGGTGCTGGCGAAGGTGGAGTTGACCGGCGTCGAGCGGCTGGACCTGGTGCTCTCCATGGTGGAGCCCCCGGAGGGGGAATCCGGAAAGGAGACGGTGCTGCTGCGCGCCAACGACGGCGCCATCAAGGAGCCTGAGCGCCTCAACAACGTCGCCTGCAACGGCGCCTGCTACTTCCGAGTGGAGGGGGCGTCGCGCAAGGTGGACGGCAAGTGGGTGAAGGACTTCGAGAACGCCGAGCAGCCCTACCGCATCAGCGTCACCACGGTGCCGGACAACGGCGGCGAGGAGCGCGAGCCCAACAACACCGCGGACCGGGCGCAGGACCTGATGCTGGGGCAGCCGGTGCGGGGCACGGTGTATCCAGTGAAGGACACGGACTTCTTCCGGTTGGACCTGTCGGACCGGCCGGTGCGCACGCCCATCCGGGCCACGCTGCTGGGCATCCTGAAGGTCGATGTGGGGCTGTACCTGCACCGCGTGCAGCCGGACGGGAAGCTGTCGCTCGTGCAGACGGCTGACCGGGCCAAGGGCGACCAGCCGGAGAGCATCCGCTACAGCGCCGAGCCGGGCGTCTACCTCTTCGAGGTCCGGGACGCGCGCAACCGCGAGTCCAACTTCCAGGACTCCTACCAGCTCACCGTCGAGGAGTCGGAGTAG
- a CDS encoding discoidin domain-containing protein, with amino-acid sequence MNTWASIAELAAVTDGSPPPTDPPGVLPERFTSVAASGDDGNVPANAIDGDPATRWSSDGVGQWITGDLGTVAQLSAVDIGWHRGNERINNFVISTSTDGTNFTQVHSGRSSGTTAELERYSFSAVNTRYVRITVNGSSMNTWASIAEMQPGTGSTPPTAPPERFTSVAASGDDGNVPANAIDGDPATRWSSDGVGQWITGDLGTVAQLSAVDIGWHRGNERVNNFVISTSTDGTNFAQVHSGRSSGTTSALERYSFSPVSTRYVRITVNGSSMNTWASIAEMQPGTGSTPPIDPPGEQGQDKFGVTMIYPTKSGGEQWFLADNATSDKRFDPQNTISRNSDGSWKMKNSKVRMSVFTSTGYSASKIPTYDRDVLASRGYMQAANDWRNIEMTGFVKVNSVSDVSDNFAWYARGGKHNDNHSGCEGSSYKGSLHYDGRVRWQKETWHVSYNQAAYKSGTSALRGRWVGFKSVMRNTKVNGKEAVRLEMYLNENADKKTWKKVYDMVDSGSWGGDASHCGGAVNAMPITWGGPIAVFRWDSANDVDFKWLSVREISPEQ; translated from the coding sequence ATGAACACCTGGGCCAGCATCGCGGAGCTGGCGGCCGTCACCGACGGCTCGCCCCCGCCCACCGACCCGCCCGGCGTCCTCCCCGAGCGCTTCACCTCCGTCGCCGCCAGCGGAGATGACGGCAACGTCCCCGCCAACGCCATCGACGGCGACCCCGCCACGCGCTGGTCCAGCGACGGCGTGGGACAATGGATTACCGGCGACCTGGGCACCGTGGCGCAGTTGAGTGCCGTGGACATCGGCTGGCACCGTGGCAACGAGCGCATCAACAACTTCGTCATCTCCACCTCCACGGATGGCACGAACTTCACACAGGTGCACTCCGGCAGGTCATCCGGCACCACCGCCGAGCTGGAGCGCTACTCGTTCTCCGCGGTGAACACACGCTACGTGCGCATCACCGTGAACGGCAGCTCGATGAATACCTGGGCCAGCATCGCGGAAATGCAGCCTGGCACCGGCTCGACCCCGCCCACCGCCCCGCCCGAGCGCTTCACCTCCGTCGCCGCCAGCGGAGATGACGGCAACGTCCCCGCCAACGCCATTGACGGCGACCCCGCCACGCGCTGGTCCAGCGACGGCGTGGGACAATGGATTACCGGCGACCTGGGCACCGTGGCGCAGTTGAGTGCCGTAGACATCGGCTGGCACCGTGGCAACGAGCGCGTCAACAACTTCGTCATCTCCACCTCCACGGACGGCACGAACTTCGCGCAGGTGCACTCCGGCAGGTCGTCCGGCACCACCTCCGCGCTGGAGCGTTACTCGTTCTCCCCGGTGAGCACGCGCTACGTGCGTATCACCGTGAACGGCAGCTCGATGAACACCTGGGCCAGCATTGCGGAAATGCAGCCCGGTACCGGCTCGACCCCGCCCATCGACCCGCCTGGCGAGCAGGGCCAGGACAAGTTCGGCGTGACGATGATCTATCCGACCAAGTCCGGCGGCGAGCAGTGGTTCCTGGCGGACAACGCTACGTCCGACAAGCGCTTCGACCCGCAGAACACCATCAGCCGCAACTCGGACGGCTCCTGGAAGATGAAGAACAGCAAGGTGCGCATGTCCGTGTTCACCTCCACGGGCTACAGCGCGTCCAAGATTCCGACCTATGACCGCGACGTGCTGGCCAGCCGGGGCTACATGCAGGCGGCGAACGACTGGCGGAACATCGAGATGACTGGCTTCGTGAAGGTCAACTCGGTGTCCGACGTGTCGGACAACTTCGCGTGGTACGCGCGAGGCGGCAAGCACAACGACAACCACTCGGGGTGCGAGGGCAGCAGCTACAAGGGTTCGCTGCACTATGACGGCCGCGTGCGCTGGCAGAAGGAGACGTGGCACGTCTCCTACAACCAGGCGGCGTACAAGTCCGGTACCTCGGCGCTGCGCGGCCGCTGGGTGGGCTTCAAGTCGGTGATGCGCAACACCAAGGTCAACGGAAAGGAAGCCGTGCGCCTGGAGATGTACCTCAACGAGAACGCCGACAAGAAGACCTGGAAGAAGGTCTACGACATGGTGGACTCGGGCAGCTGGGGTGGTGACGCCAGCCACTGCGGCGGCGCGGTGAACGCAATGCCCATCACCTGGGGCGGCCCCATCGCGGTGTTCCGCTGGGACAGCGCCAACGACGTGGACTTCAAGTGGCTGTCCGTGCGCGAAATCTCGCCGGAGCAGTGA
- a CDS encoding cytochrome P450 → MSKTNAPSGLGSEYHPLDSPQLENPHPFLARARREEPVFFSPVLGAWVVTRHADISAVVADTTRFSSAESITVGAATTPPEVVTALMDGYPLVPSLVDNDPPAHGRFRSLVSKAFTGRRLAEKEPFIRTLVDALIHSFRHERQVDLFLQFAHPLSCGIIAEILGIPSSDIHRFRRWSDDLSTVLAAHGPIEHQVACARGVVEFQRYLASALKEREVSPREDLLSDIVTGAQGMTPPMSMAELVSLLMQVHFAGHETTAGLIVGAVELLLEHPEQLRALRDDPGLIAGAVEEAVRMISPVHAMFRTALEAVEIGGVPIPKGAHIRIVYASANRDEARFHEPERFDIRRPDIKKHLAFGQGLHFCIGAPLARLEARLAVEALLRSLPGLRLVPGQKPGFLRSVTVRRHESLEVAWDVQANQAL, encoded by the coding sequence ATGTCCAAGACCAACGCCCCTTCAGGACTCGGGTCTGAGTACCACCCGCTCGACTCTCCCCAACTCGAGAATCCTCATCCGTTCCTCGCGCGTGCACGGCGGGAGGAACCGGTGTTCTTCAGTCCGGTGTTGGGGGCGTGGGTGGTGACGCGCCATGCAGACATCAGCGCCGTGGTCGCCGATACCACACGCTTCTCGTCCGCAGAGTCCATCACGGTGGGCGCCGCGACGACGCCGCCGGAGGTGGTCACCGCGCTGATGGACGGTTACCCCCTGGTGCCCAGCCTCGTCGACAATGATCCGCCAGCGCATGGCCGCTTCCGGAGCCTCGTCAGCAAGGCCTTTACCGGGAGGCGCCTCGCGGAGAAGGAGCCCTTCATCCGCACCCTCGTGGACGCGCTCATCCACTCCTTCAGGCACGAGAGGCAGGTGGACCTGTTCCTCCAGTTCGCCCATCCGCTGTCGTGCGGAATCATCGCGGAGATTCTCGGAATCCCCAGCTCGGACATCCACCGGTTCCGGCGCTGGTCCGATGACCTGTCCACGGTCCTCGCCGCGCATGGCCCCATCGAGCACCAGGTCGCGTGCGCGCGAGGCGTGGTCGAGTTCCAGCGATACCTGGCCTCGGCGCTCAAGGAGCGGGAGGTGTCCCCCCGAGAGGACCTGCTGAGCGACATCGTCACCGGAGCGCAGGGGATGACGCCGCCCATGAGCATGGCGGAGCTGGTGAGCCTGCTGATGCAGGTGCACTTCGCGGGACATGAGACGACCGCGGGCCTCATCGTGGGAGCGGTGGAGCTCCTACTCGAGCATCCGGAGCAACTGCGGGCACTTCGGGACGACCCGGGCCTCATCGCGGGCGCAGTCGAGGAGGCGGTGCGGATGATCTCCCCCGTGCATGCCATGTTCCGTACGGCGCTGGAGGCGGTGGAGATTGGGGGCGTGCCCATTCCCAAGGGAGCCCACATCCGCATCGTCTACGCGTCGGCCAACCGCGACGAGGCCCGGTTCCACGAGCCTGAGCGCTTCGACATCCGGCGGCCTGACATCAAGAAGCACCTCGCCTTCGGGCAGGGCCTCCATTTCTGCATCGGCGCGCCGCTCGCGCGGCTCGAGGCACGCCTGGCAGTGGAGGCGCTGCTTCGAAGTCTCCCGGGGCTCCGGCTCGTACCAGGGCAGAAGCCGGGCTTCCTGAGGAGCGTCACCGTCCGGAGGCACGAGAGCCTCGAGGTCGCGTGGGATGTCCAGGCGAATCAGGCCCTCTGA
- a CDS encoding discoidin domain-containing protein: MLPFLSRGSLPIWTLVLAMVLCGTANAQFTGKRRAYASSFWGGTGASGKTISWSALYVALPLDYGYNAANNTIVNLAGVTAAQSDLRTSSTRSLKWGTQVRITNRHPGHAGYGRSVLTTLQDSGPADSILSDAALGGRAASPYKPLGCWIDVTPGVKQALGSTKPETENLIVDFEVVNDLGSSLDLDSNPNLAFGMAASASDSENTGISAPSAAVDGNGAYHLENYRSAWRSAYHANTSDTVWLNVNLGRAEAVRRVVVKWGSFVPPGYTLMGWTPGMSSWVTLATRTGAGGGTHVHSFTSDQTYQYFGLSMSGATRYDVKELEVYRWDY, encoded by the coding sequence ATGCTCCCATTCCTGTCCCGCGGCAGCCTGCCCATCTGGACGCTCGTGCTCGCCATGGTCCTCTGCGGCACCGCCAACGCGCAGTTCACCGGCAAGCGCCGCGCCTATGCCTCCAGCTTCTGGGGTGGCACCGGCGCCAGTGGGAAGACCATCTCCTGGAGCGCGCTCTACGTCGCGCTCCCCCTGGACTACGGCTACAACGCCGCCAACAACACCATCGTCAACCTGGCTGGCGTCACCGCGGCCCAGTCGGACCTGCGCACCAGCAGCACGCGTTCGCTGAAGTGGGGCACGCAGGTTCGCATCACCAACCGCCACCCGGGGCACGCGGGCTACGGCCGCAGCGTCCTCACCACGCTCCAGGACTCCGGGCCCGCCGACAGCATCCTCAGTGACGCCGCGCTGGGAGGCCGCGCGGCATCCCCCTACAAGCCCCTGGGGTGCTGGATTGACGTCACCCCGGGCGTGAAACAGGCGCTGGGCAGCACGAAGCCGGAGACGGAAAACCTCATCGTCGACTTCGAAGTCGTGAACGACCTCGGCAGCTCACTCGATCTGGACTCCAACCCCAACCTTGCCTTCGGCATGGCGGCCAGCGCGAGCGACTCGGAGAACACGGGCATCAGCGCCCCCAGCGCCGCCGTGGACGGCAATGGCGCCTACCACCTGGAGAACTATCGCAGCGCATGGCGCTCGGCGTACCACGCCAACACCTCGGACACGGTGTGGCTCAACGTCAACCTGGGCCGGGCGGAGGCCGTGCGCCGCGTCGTCGTGAAATGGGGCAGCTTCGTGCCCCCCGGCTACACGCTGATGGGCTGGACGCCGGGCATGAGTTCCTGGGTGACGCTCGCCACCCGCACGGGCGCGGGCGGTGGCACGCACGTCCACTCCTTCACGTCGGACCAGACGTACCAGTACTTCGGCCTGAGCATGAGCGGCGCGACCCGGTATGACGTGAAGGAGCTGGAAGTCTACCGCTGGGACTACTGA
- a CDS encoding jacalin-like lectin has protein sequence MPSTSASGTWVQFFDMWGYQHAYINFTGAQNVSDLDDYKFTLFGSSSPGGAKVGDHIESLVTGPQTWLIVYEDKDYNKKHPSKTKLYFGPNTLVSNLEGEYRFNDNIDSFQMFSAQPADWPGASAARNGAITQLAIVEEKALFATISSDLESLVGALLNLIPDIGGFLSSLMGIFWPSTTNPNLIWEAIQRYIVKAVYLGVESSVMSSIENEFRGILNAIKLYQNDRLYNEYDGLCQLIADRAPYFTYNAKYPASQYPSQKLPYSSAYFTIALAIYSARWRYFDQIYASAPWYPTEGPAKREAFRLALDSMLEQATAALKVMAKQAFNEQKAWAESKAQNQHREREAFLYTQQFAVNTLGWLAPSFMWPCFGSTGQLPVQSVIHALTGPYGGAENISGGGRAKDAAANGQNISRVLLRTGSRVDGLQIWLDGSEQPLRGAAGGNTVCDVTFAEGEYVVAAFGYGGTLDAGSLNQLYLRTNLGRQFGGGAPGSTWFQSLAPQGVDARLSGFTSALQPNTLNSISLIWRFETPTTPGFDPIAWLDLPGLTDR, from the coding sequence ATGCCAAGCACGAGCGCTTCTGGAACCTGGGTGCAGTTCTTCGACATGTGGGGCTACCAGCATGCCTATATCAACTTCACGGGCGCCCAGAACGTCTCGGATCTGGATGACTACAAGTTCACCCTGTTTGGCTCCAGCTCCCCAGGCGGCGCCAAGGTGGGGGACCACATCGAGTCGCTGGTGACCGGCCCCCAGACCTGGCTCATCGTCTACGAGGACAAGGACTACAACAAGAAGCACCCGAGCAAGACGAAGCTGTATTTCGGCCCCAACACGCTCGTGTCCAACTTGGAAGGCGAGTACCGCTTCAATGACAACATCGACAGCTTCCAGATGTTCAGCGCCCAGCCCGCGGACTGGCCCGGTGCGTCCGCGGCACGGAATGGGGCCATCACCCAGTTGGCGATTGTCGAAGAAAAAGCGCTCTTCGCCACCATCTCGAGCGATCTGGAGTCGCTGGTGGGGGCGCTCCTCAACCTCATCCCGGACATCGGAGGGTTCCTCAGCAGCCTGATGGGCATTTTCTGGCCCTCCACCACCAACCCCAACCTCATCTGGGAAGCCATCCAGCGGTACATCGTCAAGGCCGTCTACCTCGGCGTTGAGTCATCGGTGATGAGCTCCATTGAGAATGAGTTCCGGGGCATCCTCAACGCCATCAAGCTGTATCAAAACGACCGGCTCTACAATGAGTACGACGGCCTGTGTCAGCTCATCGCGGACCGCGCTCCGTATTTCACCTACAACGCCAAATACCCCGCGTCGCAGTACCCCTCGCAGAAGCTGCCCTATAGCTCCGCCTATTTCACGATCGCGCTGGCCATCTACAGCGCGCGCTGGCGTTACTTCGACCAGATCTACGCCTCGGCGCCTTGGTATCCGACAGAGGGGCCCGCGAAGCGCGAGGCCTTCAGGTTGGCGCTGGATTCCATGCTGGAGCAGGCCACGGCCGCGCTGAAAGTGATGGCGAAGCAAGCCTTCAACGAGCAGAAGGCCTGGGCGGAGTCGAAGGCGCAGAACCAGCACCGCGAGCGAGAGGCGTTCCTCTATACTCAACAGTTCGCCGTCAATACGCTGGGGTGGTTGGCGCCCTCCTTCATGTGGCCGTGCTTCGGCTCCACCGGCCAGCTCCCCGTCCAGAGCGTCATTCACGCACTGACGGGCCCCTACGGTGGCGCGGAGAACATCTCGGGAGGGGGCCGTGCGAAGGACGCCGCCGCCAATGGTCAGAACATCTCCCGCGTCCTTCTTCGCACGGGCAGCCGGGTGGATGGTCTCCAAATCTGGCTCGACGGCTCCGAGCAACCCCTGCGGGGTGCCGCCGGTGGAAACACTGTCTGTGACGTCACCTTCGCGGAAGGGGAGTATGTCGTCGCGGCCTTCGGGTATGGCGGCACCCTCGACGCCGGCTCGCTCAATCAACTCTACCTCCGCACCAACCTGGGGAGGCAGTTCGGTGGAGGCGCTCCGGGGAGCACCTGGTTCCAGTCGCTGGCGCCCCAGGGCGTCGATGCCCGCCTGTCGGGTTTCACCAGCGCGCTCCAGCCCAATACCCTCAACAGCATCTCCTTGATCTGGCGCTTCGAGACACCCACCACGCCCGGGTTCGACCCTATCGCGTGGCTGGACCTCCCTGGGCTCACCGACCGGTAG